Proteins encoded together in one Leptospira kmetyi serovar Malaysia str. Bejo-Iso9 window:
- a CDS encoding pyridoxal phosphate-dependent aminotransferase: MRRNIVHSGADALIYEIRQIVAVAKKLEALGLQITYENIGDPIQKGESIPDWMKEIVSNLVLKDKSWAYTATQGYEPTRKFLAEKVNERGGAQITADDLLFFNGLGDAVAKIFGFMRREARVLGPSPAYSTISSAEAAHSGYEHLTYNLLPEHNWMPDLEDIENKVRYNDSITGILLINPDNPTGAVYDKTLMKDIVKICEKYDLMLICDETYAHVNYSDHGPLHLSEVIGDKVPGMALRSISKEFPWPGGRCGWLEIFNKDKDPVFSRYVKSLLDAKMLEVCSTTLPQMAIPEVYSHPEFIPHLKRRNEKFKKRAHAATEYFSGLKGVKVVEPKGAFYLTVAFDDGVLNSKMKLNVENKKADEFIQPLLASAANDRRFVYYLLASTGICVVPLSAFCTLKDGFRVTLLEENDEKFDWIYKTLRDKIGEYIASA; the protein is encoded by the coding sequence ATGAGAAGAAACATCGTTCACAGCGGAGCGGACGCTCTGATCTATGAAATCAGACAGATCGTAGCCGTCGCGAAAAAACTGGAGGCGCTCGGTCTTCAGATCACTTACGAAAACATAGGAGATCCGATTCAAAAGGGAGAATCCATTCCCGATTGGATGAAGGAGATCGTTTCCAATCTGGTTCTAAAGGACAAGTCCTGGGCCTACACGGCCACGCAGGGTTACGAACCTACGCGCAAATTCCTCGCCGAAAAAGTAAACGAACGAGGCGGGGCGCAGATCACCGCGGACGATCTTTTATTCTTCAACGGACTCGGAGACGCGGTCGCAAAAATTTTCGGATTTATGAGAAGGGAAGCCCGCGTGTTGGGGCCAAGCCCCGCTTATTCCACGATTTCATCCGCGGAAGCCGCGCACAGCGGATATGAACACCTAACGTATAATCTTCTTCCAGAACACAACTGGATGCCGGATCTCGAGGATATCGAAAACAAGGTTCGTTATAACGATTCCATCACGGGAATTCTTCTCATCAACCCGGACAATCCAACCGGTGCGGTATATGATAAAACCTTAATGAAGGATATCGTAAAGATCTGTGAAAAATACGATTTGATGCTGATCTGCGACGAAACCTACGCGCACGTGAACTATTCCGATCACGGGCCCTTACATCTTTCCGAGGTCATCGGAGATAAGGTTCCGGGAATGGCGCTCAGGTCCATTTCCAAAGAATTTCCTTGGCCGGGCGGTCGTTGCGGTTGGCTCGAAATCTTCAACAAGGACAAGGACCCCGTTTTCAGCCGTTACGTAAAATCGTTGTTAGACGCAAAGATGCTCGAAGTATGTTCGACCACACTTCCGCAGATGGCGATTCCGGAAGTTTATTCTCATCCGGAATTCATTCCGCATCTGAAACGAAGAAACGAAAAGTTTAAAAAACGCGCGCACGCCGCCACCGAATACTTCTCCGGTTTAAAGGGCGTAAAGGTCGTCGAGCCTAAGGGAGCTTTTTATCTTACGGTCGCTTTCGACGACGGAGTTTTGAATTCCAAGATGAAGTTGAACGTGGAAAACAAAAAGGCGGACGAATTCATCCAACCGTTGCTCGCATCGGCGGCGAACGACAGAAGATTCGTATATTATCTGCTCGCTTCCACGGGAATTTGCGTGGTTCCTTTGTCCGCGTTTTGTACGCTCAAGGACGGGTTTCGCGTAACGTTACTCGAGGAGAACGACGAAAAATTCGACTGGATCTATAAGACGCTTAGAGACAAGATCGGTGAGTATATCGCGTCCGCTTAA
- a CDS encoding RNA polymerase sigma factor, with protein sequence MSFEAERLIEGIVRKEQRSLEKFYDLYGPMLYSVVYKILMDREEAEEVLQEVFTILWTKAEQFDSSKASPLTWMTTIARNAALSKIRSVDHRTRKQSFEFQESFAENSKVAQDSVFQNALDSNLREKVKQAISGLAPEISILLEEAYWSGLSQSEIAKKYNLPLGTVKSRIRSGLMELRDRLKDWSF encoded by the coding sequence ATGTCCTTCGAGGCGGAACGTCTCATCGAGGGAATCGTTCGCAAGGAACAACGTTCCTTGGAAAAATTCTACGATTTATACGGACCGATGCTTTATTCGGTAGTTTATAAAATTCTAATGGATCGGGAAGAAGCGGAAGAGGTTCTCCAGGAAGTTTTCACGATTCTCTGGACGAAAGCCGAACAATTCGATTCTTCCAAAGCTTCTCCCTTGACCTGGATGACTACGATTGCGCGTAACGCGGCGCTTTCCAAAATTCGATCGGTCGATCATAGAACGAGAAAACAAAGTTTTGAATTTCAGGAAAGTTTTGCCGAGAATTCCAAGGTCGCACAGGATTCCGTTTTTCAAAACGCATTGGATTCGAATCTGAGGGAAAAGGTCAAACAGGCGATTTCCGGTTTGGCTCCGGAGATTTCGATTCTTTTGGAAGAGGCGTATTGGAGCGGGCTCAGTCAAAGCGAGATTGCGAAGAAATATAACCTTCCTTTGGGGACGGTTAAGTCGAGAATTCGGTCGGGTTTGATGGAACTCAGGGATCGGTTGAAGGATTGGTCGTTTTGA
- the lsa19 gene encoding adhesin Lsa19: MIRLLTAIAVLFSFTVCKPKVAESSDAVVTFLKGKASVIGTGKELSPLANVTEKQSVKTDSEAVLDLTSKLGSFRLLGGSTATLATLNAESASFQVSEGNVLIKAGKLAKGQSLLVDTPTVVAAVRGTQFWGRVNGKDESGTFAVREGAVEITRKSDNARVLIEAGQAVDLKPGEKDLKPRTAAKEELAAMEQIDQMK; this comes from the coding sequence ATGATCCGTTTATTAACCGCGATTGCGGTTTTATTCTCTTTCACCGTTTGTAAACCGAAGGTCGCCGAAAGTTCGGACGCGGTTGTGACCTTTCTCAAAGGAAAGGCTTCCGTAATCGGAACAGGTAAGGAACTTTCTCCACTTGCAAACGTAACCGAAAAACAATCCGTGAAAACGGATTCCGAAGCGGTTCTCGATCTTACTTCCAAACTCGGAAGCTTTCGTTTGTTAGGCGGAAGCACCGCAACCTTAGCGACTCTCAACGCGGAGAGCGCATCCTTTCAAGTTTCCGAAGGAAACGTTTTGATCAAGGCGGGTAAACTCGCAAAAGGTCAAAGCCTTCTTGTGGATACGCCGACCGTAGTCGCCGCCGTTCGTGGAACCCAGTTTTGGGGAAGAGTGAACGGTAAGGACGAATCCGGAACCTTTGCCGTTCGAGAAGGCGCCGTCGAGATCACTCGTAAGTCCGACAACGCAAGAGTATTGATCGAAGCCGGACAAGCCGTGGATCTCAAGCCGGGCGAAAAAGATCTAAAACCAAGAACCGCCGCCAAGGAAGAATTAGCAGCGATGGAGCAGATCGACCAAATGAAATGA
- a CDS encoding chloride channel protein, which translates to MLSRLTFFYVILGIAGGLFSAAFWMLLEYLTHFASAISGIYTIPFMTATGLLVGLIIHFLGEPGEISLVIDNIRFRGGKLEASQNPSMALSSILSISSGGSAGPEAPLVQITGSFGNWFAEKLGLTGEEYRSMTIAGMAAGFTSLFGSPLGGALFALEILQHRHVVEYYKALLPAFLSSTSAFFVFLWMTHAGLQPTWQFPQYVPGDIQDFLYALLLGALGALLGWMFHGLFIANRWIYSKIPGPIYWKTLLGGAVLGCIAWQIPLTRFFGHDQLNQIVEGKFTLVFLTALIFWKTFAITSTVASGWRGGIIIPLFFIGACAGKLLFGILPTENESFLMICLMAAVNSSVTKTPISTTILLSELTGLYSFTPVLIASLSGYFLSPKEPFIKTQGKEV; encoded by the coding sequence ATGCTTTCGAGACTCACTTTTTTTTACGTGATTCTCGGGATCGCGGGCGGACTTTTTTCGGCCGCGTTTTGGATGTTGCTCGAATATCTTACGCATTTCGCGTCCGCGATTTCCGGGATTTATACGATTCCATTTATGACGGCCACGGGGTTGCTCGTCGGACTCATCATTCATTTTCTCGGAGAACCGGGAGAAATCTCATTAGTAATCGATAATATACGATTTAGAGGCGGAAAGTTGGAAGCGAGTCAGAATCCTTCCATGGCTCTTTCCTCGATCTTAAGCATCTCTTCGGGAGGAAGCGCCGGTCCCGAAGCCCCTCTCGTTCAGATCACCGGATCTTTCGGAAACTGGTTCGCCGAAAAACTCGGGTTAACAGGAGAAGAATACAGATCGATGACCATCGCGGGGATGGCCGCGGGTTTTACTTCGTTGTTCGGTTCTCCGTTGGGAGGCGCGTTATTCGCTCTTGAAATCCTGCAACACAGACACGTGGTCGAATACTATAAAGCCCTTCTTCCGGCGTTTTTATCCAGCACGTCCGCGTTTTTTGTCTTTCTTTGGATGACACACGCGGGTTTACAACCCACTTGGCAGTTTCCGCAGTACGTTCCCGGGGACATTCAAGATTTCTTATATGCTCTTTTACTCGGCGCTCTCGGCGCGCTTCTCGGATGGATGTTTCACGGTTTGTTCATCGCCAATCGTTGGATCTATTCCAAAATTCCGGGACCGATCTATTGGAAGACCTTGCTCGGCGGCGCGGTTTTGGGATGTATCGCTTGGCAGATTCCTTTGACCCGATTTTTCGGGCACGACCAACTCAATCAAATCGTGGAAGGAAAGTTCACTCTCGTTTTTTTAACGGCTTTGATCTTCTGGAAAACGTTTGCGATCACGAGTACGGTTGCGAGCGGTTGGAGAGGAGGGATAATCATTCCCTTGTTTTTTATCGGGGCTTGCGCCGGTAAACTTTTGTTCGGAATTCTTCCCACCGAAAACGAATCCTTTCTGATGATCTGTCTGATGGCTGCGGTCAATTCTTCCGTGACCAAAACCCCGATCTCCACCACGATTTTGTTATCCGAACTCACCGGTCTTTACAGTTTTACACCGGTGTTGATCGCAAGTTTGAGCGGTTACTTTTTATCTCCTAAAGAACCGTTTATCAAAACTCAAGGAAAAGAAGTTTAA
- the murI gene encoding glutamate racemase has protein sequence MSRPLKIGLMDSGMGGLSVLRELLKYDSEMEIVYYGDLKNSPYGEKQASVVLELVRNVCNFLQAENVDAILLACNTATSAAAETLRKEFTVPIFGMEPAIKPAILQNPGKKVALLATPVTQREEKLQRLKAELGAEELIVPVSCPGLAGLVDKGEFAEAEKYLLPILADLREKKVENLVLGCTHYVFLKQIILKNFPEVKLYDGNSGTVKHLLNSLEANLNLNVNSSTNANANATANSSLRSEEIRSASGRVPHYTLILNSDETFHSRLAADLLESPSKV, from the coding sequence ATATCGCGTCCGCTTAAAATCGGATTGATGGATTCCGGGATGGGCGGCTTGTCCGTTCTTAGGGAACTCCTGAAATACGATTCTGAAATGGAAATCGTATATTACGGAGATCTAAAGAACAGTCCTTACGGGGAAAAACAAGCTTCCGTCGTTCTGGAACTCGTTCGAAACGTATGCAACTTTTTGCAAGCGGAGAATGTGGACGCGATTCTTCTCGCGTGCAACACCGCGACCTCCGCGGCCGCGGAAACTCTCCGAAAGGAATTTACCGTTCCCATTTTCGGAATGGAACCAGCGATCAAACCTGCGATTCTCCAGAACCCCGGAAAAAAAGTAGCGTTACTCGCAACACCCGTCACTCAAAGAGAGGAAAAGCTCCAAAGGTTAAAGGCGGAACTCGGCGCGGAAGAATTGATCGTTCCCGTATCCTGTCCCGGACTCGCCGGTCTTGTGGATAAGGGAGAATTTGCCGAGGCCGAAAAATATCTTCTTCCGATTCTCGCGGATCTTCGGGAAAAAAAAGTGGAGAATCTCGTTCTCGGTTGTACACATTACGTTTTTCTAAAACAGATAATTCTAAAGAACTTTCCGGAAGTTAAGCTCTACGACGGAAATTCGGGAACCGTAAAACATCTTTTGAATTCTCTCGAAGCGAACTTGAACCTGAATGTGAATTCGAGCACAAACGCAAACGCAAACGCGACTGCGAACTCGAGCTTGCGTTCCGAAGAAATCCGCTCCGCATCGGGGCGAGTTCCTCATTACACGTTGATCTTAAACAGCGACGAAACCTTTCATTCCCGATTGGCCGCCGATCTTTTAGAATCTCCGAGCAAGGTCTAA
- the purM gene encoding phosphoribosylformylglycinamidine cyclo-ligase has translation MPDFLVGPVFFCVQGFCLFQAILKKNRERRMEEKITYKSAGVDTEKGREFVQKIKRNVESTHGPRVLGGLGGFAGAYDVSVLKKFNQPILLSGTDGVGTKIELARLLNTFDTVGIDLVAMCVNDILVCGGEPFFFLDYIACGKLDPEKMDQIVAGIVQGCKLSNASLLGGETAEHPGTMKEDEFDLAGFVVGAVEKDLMIDGSTIQPGDKILGLESSGPHSNGFSLIRKLLLKDGKQLPSDPEQVKFLKEYALKPTRIYVQSILKLLQKVPVKGMVHITGGGYQENVPRVLPKGSQAKFFKDRIPSGYFFERLKKDHKLDELEMFATFNMGIGYMVIVSEENVPSAKEFLESTGESVHEIGEILSGNKEEVIFV, from the coding sequence GTGCCGGATTTCCTAGTGGGTCCGGTTTTTTTTTGTGTGCAGGGATTTTGTCTTTTCCAAGCTATTCTAAAAAAGAACCGGGAACGGAGAATGGAAGAAAAGATCACATACAAAAGCGCGGGTGTGGACACCGAAAAGGGAAGAGAGTTCGTTCAAAAGATCAAACGAAACGTAGAATCCACGCACGGACCGAGAGTTCTCGGCGGTCTCGGCGGTTTTGCCGGAGCTTACGACGTAAGCGTTCTAAAAAAATTCAACCAACCCATTCTTCTTTCCGGAACCGACGGTGTCGGAACAAAGATAGAACTCGCAAGATTATTAAACACGTTCGATACGGTCGGCATCGATTTGGTCGCGATGTGCGTGAACGACATTCTCGTCTGCGGCGGAGAACCGTTCTTCTTTTTGGATTATATCGCCTGCGGAAAATTGGATCCCGAAAAGATGGATCAAATCGTCGCGGGAATCGTACAAGGATGCAAATTGTCTAATGCTTCCTTACTCGGTGGAGAAACCGCGGAACATCCCGGAACGATGAAGGAAGACGAGTTCGACCTCGCGGGTTTTGTGGTCGGAGCGGTGGAAAAGGATCTGATGATCGACGGTTCCACGATCCAACCGGGCGATAAAATTTTAGGATTGGAATCGAGCGGTCCTCACAGCAACGGATTCTCGCTCATTCGTAAACTTCTTTTGAAAGACGGAAAACAACTTCCATCCGATCCCGAACAGGTAAAATTCTTAAAAGAATACGCGCTCAAACCGACGCGCATCTACGTTCAAAGTATATTAAAACTTTTGCAAAAGGTTCCCGTAAAAGGAATGGTTCACATCACCGGAGGCGGTTATCAGGAAAACGTTCCTAGAGTTCTTCCGAAGGGATCCCAGGCGAAATTTTTCAAGGATAGAATTCCTTCCGGATATTTTTTCGAAAGATTAAAAAAAGATCATAAACTCGACGAGTTGGAAATGTTCGCCACGTTCAACATGGGGATCGGTTATATGGTGATCGTGTCCGAAGAGAACGTTCCTTCCGCGAAAGAATTTTTGGAATCCACCGGAGAATCGGTTCACGAAATCGGAGAGATTCTTTCCGGTAATAAAGAAGAAGTAATCTTCGTCTAA
- a CDS encoding cupin domain-containing protein — protein MTNPNSDPIEPTESWEDFVFPKEVFSSSEAELGLEDVFHLFGLSSMEEFRPRSSLRNKIISKVLQSKTGSNDSSASTSSSASNISNVSNEKNARNSDFLFVRKSEESLWKQSAFEGVEYKILNRDSSRNTVTLMIRMEPGAVFPAHPHGSAEDCFLVSGDLKIAGTTMSAGDFHRAPAGSKHKKFTTSLGAEFLIVSGESDFSESEKFFS, from the coding sequence ATGACGAACCCGAATTCCGACCCGATCGAACCGACGGAAAGCTGGGAAGATTTCGTCTTTCCGAAAGAAGTTTTTTCTTCTTCAGAGGCGGAGTTGGGCTTGGAGGACGTTTTTCATCTGTTCGGACTTTCTTCGATGGAGGAGTTCCGACCCCGTTCTTCCCTAAGGAATAAAATTATTTCCAAGGTCTTGCAGAGCAAGACCGGCTCAAACGATTCTTCCGCTTCGACGAGTTCATCCGCGTCGAACATTTCGAACGTTTCGAACGAAAAGAATGCGCGGAACTCCGACTTTTTATTCGTACGCAAATCGGAGGAATCGCTCTGGAAACAAAGCGCGTTCGAAGGAGTGGAATATAAAATTCTCAACCGAGATTCTTCCCGCAACACCGTAACCCTGATGATCCGAATGGAACCGGGCGCGGTATTTCCGGCGCACCCGCACGGAAGCGCGGAGGATTGTTTTCTCGTAAGCGGCGATTTGAAAATCGCGGGAACGACGATGTCGGCCGGAGACTTTCACAGAGCGCCGGCGGGATCCAAACATAAAAAATTCACCACTTCTCTCGGAGCGGAATTCCTGATCGTATCGGGAGAATCCGACTTCTCCGAATCCGAGAAATTTTTTTCCTAA